A section of the Microbulbifer pacificus genome encodes:
- a CDS encoding Lrp/AsnC family transcriptional regulator codes for MKIDRHNLKILEVLQTNARISNLNLADEIGLSESACLARVKKLTNERFIREFHAEVNLDKVRHAEFYVNVALKRQDSKTSESFRRAISKIEQIVSCVKMSGEFDYMLRFVCPDAGDFNRVSEQLLADEDAAITRMTSHLVIEKTKPFTGYPLELLFQD; via the coding sequence GTGAAAATAGATCGTCACAACCTCAAGATTCTCGAAGTTCTGCAAACCAATGCCCGTATCAGCAATCTCAACCTGGCGGATGAGATAGGCCTGTCGGAGAGCGCCTGCCTGGCGCGGGTCAAGAAACTCACCAATGAAAGGTTTATTCGCGAGTTTCACGCAGAGGTAAATCTGGACAAGGTGCGCCACGCGGAGTTCTACGTGAACGTGGCGCTGAAGCGCCAGGATTCCAAAACCAGCGAAAGCTTCCGCCGTGCCATCAGCAAGATCGAGCAGATCGTGTCCTGTGTGAAAATGTCCGGGGAATTCGATTACATGCTGCGGTTTGTGTGCCCGGATGCCGGGGACTTCAACCGCGTCTCCGAGCAGTTGCTGGCGGACGAAGACGCCGCCATTACCCGTATGACATCCCATCTGGTCATTGAGAAAACCAAGCCGTTTACCGGTTATCCCCTGGAACTTTTGTTCCAGGATTAA
- a CDS encoding DUF2878 domain-containing protein: protein MNYKKLINFTLFVAGWWTALLYGNALALIALFLVLMVHFILWRDVRDIFLILGFIFCGFGVEWAFMAYGVQDYHSNLPPAWSVCIWAMLATTMRYSLSWLVNKPLLAALAGLLVAPAFYFNTVQFGLAGWGRPMWECLLVIALVWCALAALISAVLVPAIEQMETAESNLS, encoded by the coding sequence ATGAATTATAAGAAACTGATCAATTTCACCCTGTTCGTCGCCGGATGGTGGACGGCTTTACTATATGGCAATGCGCTGGCGTTGATTGCGCTGTTTTTGGTGCTGATGGTGCATTTCATCCTGTGGCGCGACGTGCGGGATATTTTTCTGATCCTCGGCTTTATTTTCTGTGGTTTCGGGGTCGAGTGGGCCTTTATGGCCTATGGGGTGCAGGACTACCACTCCAACCTGCCACCGGCCTGGTCGGTCTGTATCTGGGCCATGCTCGCCACCACCATGCGCTACTCCCTGTCGTGGCTGGTCAACAAGCCCCTGTTGGCTGCGCTCGCCGGTTTGCTGGTTGCCCCCGCTTTTTATTTCAACACGGTACAGTTTGGTCTCGCGGGGTGGGGGCGGCCGATGTGGGAGTGCCTTCTGGTCATCGCCCTGGTGTGGTGTGCGCTGGCGGCATTAATCAGCGCTGTACTGGTTCCGGCCATCGAGCAGATGGAAACTGCCGAAAGCAACCTCTCCTGA
- a CDS encoding autotransporter outer membrane beta-barrel domain-containing protein yields MFPTEKPSARIPSLFFLCPLAISIGLSNTSAQADEPIYRSLIVFGDSLSDNGNAGVFTNDDPQGIYQRQPAVSYLADMLGVPRLNSCYGLGPVFGGAIPCAPAAGTAEQQFQQVAGSVLTNGPNWAVGGNRTADVLLDLVGPQRFRQLFPNTTVADHNTLTTILPDSSRCGADGICDPAAGESPYLSAAEVQAAIAVFNDPAALQALVDDPNNNITLTGVPFGSGQGYLQGNTPSRSDLYFLNGGGNNILDGVRGGNLSPASMERAATFLSTAGSELKAAGAQYIVMANAPRIGRTPAVYALGQAAVDYANYGTELFNDSLRQQVNGIGNILLLDLQGALELLIDDPAAFGLADIDQSATCYINCANPDPVYGAAGTDPNADMLVFYDGIHPTLIAQRMLADYYYETITAAVEFGVLPDLGYQNTRQHRINIDHHLLSQRYRDPYTTVFFGASVGHAELGFGPAINDEFPAWDGFFGMSFAGFENLEWGLGMSYGGSEYEPADFFAKSRNFNLSAFARWDNGFWFADGGIGFSDIQYDKIHRTVRLGETFRHRLDGDTDGEGYNVFLRAGYNASRNLASQMGPFVAIDWSEIDVNGFHENTESEYTYAGNYGLREDPLGLRVYGQDREYLRYRAGFFFNCPDTAEHQWFGEVWLENTSGDDFADLGIGVNSIRSNWARLPSYRSDNTGFFQNGVGAMVGVSITEKLRLAADLLVRPDDTVGGLSLNYRF; encoded by the coding sequence GTGTTCCCGACCGAAAAACCATCCGCCAGAATCCCTTCCCTGTTTTTTCTCTGCCCGCTCGCGATTTCCATCGGGCTGAGTAACACTTCAGCGCAGGCGGACGAGCCGATTTACCGCTCATTGATTGTCTTCGGCGACAGCCTTTCCGATAACGGCAATGCCGGCGTGTTCACTAATGACGACCCCCAAGGGATCTATCAACGACAGCCCGCGGTGTCTTACCTTGCTGACATGCTCGGGGTACCCAGGCTGAATTCCTGTTATGGGTTGGGGCCGGTATTTGGCGGTGCCATTCCCTGTGCGCCCGCCGCGGGCACTGCGGAGCAGCAGTTTCAGCAGGTTGCCGGCTCCGTACTTACCAATGGCCCAAACTGGGCCGTCGGCGGCAATCGCACCGCGGATGTGTTACTGGATCTTGTGGGGCCGCAGCGCTTCCGCCAGTTGTTCCCGAATACCACGGTGGCCGACCACAATACGTTGACCACCATTTTGCCGGACTCCAGTCGCTGTGGTGCCGATGGCATCTGTGACCCGGCGGCGGGAGAGAGCCCCTATCTGAGTGCCGCCGAGGTCCAGGCGGCGATCGCGGTGTTCAATGATCCAGCGGCGCTGCAGGCGTTGGTGGACGATCCGAACAACAACATCACGCTTACCGGTGTGCCATTTGGCAGCGGGCAGGGATACCTGCAGGGCAATACCCCGTCCAGAAGCGATCTCTATTTTCTTAATGGCGGCGGCAACAATATTCTCGACGGTGTGCGCGGCGGCAATCTGTCGCCCGCCTCCATGGAGCGTGCCGCCACCTTCCTCTCCACCGCCGGTAGCGAACTGAAGGCCGCCGGTGCGCAATATATCGTCATGGCCAATGCCCCGCGTATCGGGCGCACACCAGCGGTCTACGCCCTCGGCCAGGCGGCGGTTGACTACGCCAACTACGGCACCGAACTTTTCAATGACAGCTTGCGTCAGCAGGTCAATGGCATCGGCAATATCCTATTACTGGACCTGCAGGGCGCCCTGGAGTTGCTGATCGACGATCCTGCCGCTTTCGGATTGGCCGATATCGACCAGAGCGCAACCTGCTATATCAACTGTGCCAACCCTGACCCCGTCTATGGTGCAGCGGGCACCGACCCCAATGCGGATATGCTGGTGTTCTACGACGGCATCCACCCGACGCTCATCGCCCAGCGCATGCTCGCGGACTACTACTACGAGACCATTACCGCTGCGGTCGAATTTGGTGTGCTGCCCGATCTGGGTTACCAGAACACCCGCCAGCACCGCATCAATATCGATCACCACCTGCTCTCACAGCGTTACCGGGATCCCTATACCACGGTATTTTTCGGTGCCAGCGTCGGCCACGCGGAGCTCGGTTTCGGCCCGGCGATCAACGACGAATTTCCGGCGTGGGACGGGTTCTTCGGCATGAGCTTCGCCGGCTTTGAAAACCTGGAGTGGGGGCTCGGTATGTCCTATGGCGGCAGCGAATACGAGCCCGCTGACTTCTTTGCCAAATCCCGCAATTTCAATCTCAGCGCCTTTGCCCGCTGGGATAACGGATTCTGGTTTGCCGATGGCGGTATCGGCTTCTCCGATATTCAGTACGACAAAATCCATCGCACCGTCCGTCTTGGCGAAACCTTTCGTCACCGGCTTGATGGCGATACCGACGGTGAGGGTTATAACGTCTTCCTGCGCGCCGGCTACAATGCCAGCCGCAATCTCGCCAGCCAGATGGGTCCGTTTGTCGCCATCGACTGGAGCGAGATCGACGTCAACGGCTTCCATGAAAATACCGAAAGCGAATACACCTACGCCGGTAATTACGGCTTACGCGAAGATCCCCTCGGCCTGAGGGTGTACGGGCAGGATCGCGAATACCTGCGCTACCGCGCCGGTTTCTTTTTCAACTGCCCCGACACCGCGGAACACCAGTGGTTTGGCGAGGTCTGGCTTGAGAATACGAGCGGCGATGATTTTGCCGATCTCGGAATCGGGGTTAATTCCATCCGCAGTAACTGGGCCCGCCTGCCGTCCTATCGCAGCGACAACACCGGCTTTTTCCAAAACGGTGTCGGCGCCATGGTGGGGGTGAGTATCACGGAAAAACTGCGCCTGGCCGCGGACCTGCTGGTGCGGCCAGACGATACGGTGGGTGGACTGAGCCTGAATTACCGGTTTTGA
- a CDS encoding YbgA family protein yields the protein MRIQPRQSKIPVGISQCAMGEPVRYNGGHKLSKVCTQLLSQCFEYVPLCPEVAIGLGIPRKPIHLLVDRAGEPVDAVRVVGVEDSTVDVTAPLRDYADSVVPQLQPVRGYIFMQNSPSCGLRGVRRYLDNGHGIDSEGVGLYARRLQQHFPHLPMEEVGRLNNSELRENFLTRVFAYDAWFRYVEREDVDAIDAAVEAEAEKVPSRIARIIDFYTAYKYLLMAHNQDATRELGRLLADAKSMTEDELAFAVRGRIMQILSRPASRKDRTNALMHSQGHLSEFLSKQEKAELQQLIEDYRLGHKPLSAVLTMLRHYLPRSPNSFIHSQVLLAAEPAELGLCDFH from the coding sequence ATGCGGATACAGCCACGCCAGTCAAAAATCCCAGTGGGCATCAGCCAGTGCGCGATGGGTGAGCCGGTGCGCTACAACGGTGGCCACAAGCTCAGCAAAGTATGTACCCAGCTGCTTAGTCAGTGTTTCGAGTATGTGCCTTTGTGCCCGGAAGTGGCCATCGGCCTCGGGATTCCGCGTAAACCCATCCACCTGCTGGTAGACCGTGCGGGCGAGCCGGTGGACGCGGTGCGGGTCGTGGGGGTGGAGGACTCGACGGTGGATGTGACAGCGCCACTGCGAGATTATGCGGATTCGGTGGTGCCTCAGCTGCAACCGGTGCGCGGCTACATCTTTATGCAGAACTCCCCCAGCTGTGGTCTGCGCGGTGTGCGGCGTTATCTCGACAACGGCCACGGTATCGACAGTGAGGGGGTTGGGCTCTACGCACGGCGCCTGCAGCAGCACTTCCCCCACCTGCCGATGGAAGAGGTGGGGCGGTTGAACAACAGCGAGCTGCGGGAGAATTTCCTCACCCGGGTGTTCGCCTACGATGCCTGGTTTCGCTATGTGGAGCGCGAGGATGTCGACGCTATTGACGCCGCAGTGGAAGCCGAAGCTGAAAAAGTGCCGTCACGCATCGCGCGTATCATCGACTTTTACACCGCCTATAAATATCTGCTGATGGCCCACAACCAGGATGCCACCCGCGAACTGGGGCGGTTGCTGGCGGACGCCAAATCCATGACGGAAGACGAACTGGCATTTGCAGTGCGCGGCCGCATCATGCAGATTCTGTCGCGCCCCGCGAGTCGCAAGGACCGTACCAACGCGCTGATGCACAGCCAGGGGCACCTATCGGAATTCCTGAGCAAGCAGGAGAAGGCCGAGCTGCAGCAGCTGATCGAGGATTACCGACTCGGCCACAAACCGCTGTCTGCGGTCCTGACGATGCTGCGCCACTATCTGCCCCGCAGCCCCAACAGTTTTATCCACAGCCAGGTCCTGCTCGCCGCCGAGCCGGCGGAACTGGGACTGTGCGACTTCCACTGA
- a CDS encoding HupE/UreJ family protein has translation MKKFLILVVALLLPALTQAHELRPASLSIIQSTAQTFDVTWRVPARGDLRLSLNVKFSENTEKLGLPKAQFAGGYYVERWQIQHPGALVGSSIEIEGLTNTMTDALVRISWLDGREQVSRLMPDSPLLTVTDRAGFGEIAGTYFALGVEHILLGVDHLLFVLALVVLVTGRRQLVFTITAFTLAHSITLALAVLGMVSVPQGPVEAVIALSIVFVAVEILHKLEGRKTLAIRKPWLVAFGFGLLHGLGFAGALSEIGVPTHAIPLSLAVFNLGVEAGQLAFILAVSALMLLLRRTPPVHEWEIRTGHTATVASALPVAYIVGGLSAWWLIDRTIALVV, from the coding sequence ATGAAAAAATTCCTGATCCTTGTTGTCGCACTGCTGTTACCCGCCCTAACCCAAGCACATGAATTGCGCCCGGCGTCGCTCAGTATCATCCAGAGTACCGCGCAGACCTTTGACGTCACCTGGCGGGTACCGGCGCGCGGTGATCTGCGCCTGTCGCTGAATGTGAAATTTTCTGAAAACACCGAAAAACTCGGCCTGCCCAAGGCGCAGTTTGCCGGCGGCTATTATGTGGAGCGCTGGCAGATCCAGCACCCGGGGGCTCTTGTCGGCAGCAGTATCGAGATCGAAGGGCTGACGAATACCATGACCGATGCGCTGGTGCGTATCAGCTGGTTAGATGGTCGCGAACAGGTGAGCCGCCTGATGCCTGATAGCCCCCTGCTTACGGTTACGGATCGCGCCGGCTTCGGTGAGATTGCCGGCACTTACTTTGCGCTGGGTGTAGAGCACATTCTGCTTGGCGTCGACCACCTGCTGTTTGTGCTGGCGCTGGTGGTGCTTGTCACTGGCCGGCGGCAACTGGTTTTCACCATTACCGCGTTTACGCTTGCCCACAGTATTACCCTCGCGCTGGCGGTACTGGGGATGGTGTCGGTACCCCAGGGCCCGGTGGAAGCGGTGATCGCGCTCAGTATTGTGTTTGTGGCGGTGGAAATCCTGCACAAGCTGGAGGGGCGCAAAACCCTGGCGATTCGCAAACCCTGGTTGGTAGCGTTTGGATTCGGGCTGTTGCACGGGTTGGGATTTGCGGGGGCGCTATCGGAAATCGGGGTCCCCACACACGCGATTCCGCTGTCGCTGGCGGTATTCAATCTTGGAGTCGAGGCTGGACAGCTCGCGTTTATTCTCGCGGTGAGCGCACTGATGCTTCTGCTGCGGCGCACGCCGCCGGTACACGAATGGGAGATCCGCACCGGGCACACGGCCACGGTAGCTTCCGCGTTACCCGTGGCCTATATCGTCGGCGGGCTCTCAGCCTGGTGGCTGATCGATCGCACGATTGCGCTGGTGGTTTGA
- a CDS encoding peptidylprolyl isomerase, giving the protein MTLHWIRDPSAHFALIGALLFAINSLFQDGSQVADGEDIVVNEARVSHLAGIFERGWQRPPQPEELQGLIDDFVREEVLYREAVKMGLDKNDTVIRRRMRMKMELLARDLVNAVEPSEQVLRDYHQRNIEKYTLPAQYSFEQIFLDSDKRPQVAEDARLVLTKLTAGGNPRKLGDNSLLQFQFDAASTEQIDRQFGADFSQQLLELPENEWTGPLTSAFGEHLVKISTRQPQREPDFSEIRTDVLRDWQLDEQNKILQTQYETLRANYRVQITAPPIEAHSTEVSRQ; this is encoded by the coding sequence ATGACGCTGCATTGGATCAGAGATCCCAGTGCCCACTTTGCCCTGATCGGGGCATTGCTATTCGCGATCAATAGCCTCTTCCAGGACGGCAGCCAAGTCGCTGATGGCGAAGACATCGTCGTCAACGAAGCCCGTGTAAGCCACCTCGCCGGGATCTTTGAGCGCGGCTGGCAGCGCCCACCGCAGCCGGAAGAACTGCAGGGGCTGATCGACGACTTCGTGCGCGAGGAAGTCCTCTATCGCGAAGCGGTAAAGATGGGGCTGGATAAGAATGACACCGTGATCAGGCGGCGGATGCGCATGAAAATGGAGCTGCTGGCCAGGGATCTGGTGAACGCCGTAGAGCCCTCGGAGCAGGTGCTGCGGGATTATCACCAGCGCAATATCGAGAAGTACACACTCCCCGCCCAGTACAGTTTTGAACAGATTTTTCTCGACAGCGACAAGCGACCACAGGTGGCGGAAGACGCTCGCCTGGTCCTGACCAAACTCACCGCTGGCGGCAACCCGCGCAAGCTCGGCGACAACAGCCTACTGCAGTTCCAGTTTGATGCAGCCAGCACCGAGCAAATCGACCGTCAGTTTGGCGCGGATTTTTCCCAGCAGTTACTGGAACTCCCGGAAAACGAGTGGACCGGCCCCCTCACCTCCGCCTTCGGCGAACACCTGGTAAAAATCTCCACACGGCAACCACAGCGGGAGCCGGATTTCAGTGAAATTCGCACCGATGTATTGCGCGACTGGCAACTGGACGAGCAGAACAAGATTCTGCAAACCCAGTACGAAACCCTGCGAGCCAACTACCGGGTTCAGATCACAGCACCGCCCATCGAAGCACATTCCACCGAGGTTAGCAGGCAATGA
- a CDS encoding pyridoxal phosphate-dependent aminotransferase: MYTARFSKQSQALHSADADVWAVSDRAHTLANRGEDVIFLCVGDPNFDTPEPILDFARARLGVGRTHYSPAAGELMLRRAIADIESKVSPHPCSPDDVVVFPGGTNAIYAVLSCLLNPGEQIVIPEPMYIGYVPITNALQLDVRKVACPAERGFAFDIESIKQAITEDTRAVMINTPVNPTGAMATPEQLRELAAYCRARNIWLISDEMYSMITFARRHTSLRTAAEQLDNVIVIDGLSKSHAMSGWRLGWAVAQGELVARLIEYAGATIFGVPQFIQEAAAFALEFDTYFVKQMRDAYEKRRDLIVQRIDRIPGLSCYSPDAGMFVMVDVSAVARSGEAFAEALLDAERVSVLPGKPFGPSAVNHVRLTLAADEVELSRALDRIERFVTSGCQKAG; this comes from the coding sequence ATGTACACCGCGCGATTTAGCAAGCAGAGCCAGGCCCTCCATTCCGCTGACGCCGACGTGTGGGCGGTCAGCGACCGAGCCCACACCCTGGCCAACAGAGGGGAAGACGTCATCTTTCTGTGTGTTGGCGACCCCAACTTTGATACCCCGGAGCCCATCCTGGATTTTGCCCGCGCCCGCCTCGGCGTCGGTCGAACCCACTACTCCCCGGCGGCGGGTGAACTCATGCTGCGCCGTGCCATCGCCGACATAGAAAGCAAGGTCAGTCCGCATCCCTGCAGCCCCGACGACGTCGTGGTCTTCCCCGGCGGCACCAACGCCATCTACGCGGTGCTCTCCTGCCTGCTCAACCCCGGCGAGCAGATCGTGATTCCCGAACCCATGTATATCGGCTATGTACCGATCACCAATGCGCTGCAGCTGGATGTCAGGAAAGTCGCCTGCCCGGCAGAGCGGGGCTTTGCATTTGATATCGAATCCATCAAGCAGGCCATTACCGAAGACACTCGCGCGGTCATGATCAATACCCCGGTGAACCCCACCGGCGCCATGGCCACCCCAGAGCAGCTGCGTGAGCTCGCCGCCTATTGCCGCGCGCGCAATATCTGGCTCATCTCCGACGAGATGTACTCCATGATCACCTTTGCCCGGCGTCACACCTCCCTGCGCACCGCGGCGGAACAGCTGGACAATGTGATCGTGATCGACGGTCTGTCCAAATCTCACGCCATGAGCGGCTGGCGCCTTGGCTGGGCGGTTGCCCAGGGCGAGCTGGTAGCGCGCCTGATTGAGTATGCCGGCGCCACCATTTTTGGTGTACCGCAATTTATCCAGGAAGCAGCCGCCTTCGCCCTGGAGTTTGACACCTACTTCGTCAAGCAGATGCGCGATGCCTACGAAAAGCGCCGCGACCTGATTGTCCAGCGCATTGACCGTATACCCGGGCTCAGCTGTTATTCTCCGGATGCGGGTATGTTCGTGATGGTGGATGTTTCCGCAGTGGCGCGCTCTGGTGAGGCCTTTGCCGAAGCGCTGCTGGATGCGGAGCGGGTTTCGGTACTCCCGGGCAAGCCCTTTGGCCCGAGTGCGGTCAACCATGTGCGCCTGACCCTGGCGGCAGATGAGGTTGAACTCTCGCGGGCACTGGATCGCATAGAACGGTTTGTGACGAGCGGTTGTCAGAAAGCGGGGTGA
- a CDS encoding cryptochrome/photolyase family protein, producing the protein MPEKAYQRGLVWLRNDLRMDDNTALYRAAKACNALAVIFIACPQTWRSHGDGDNVVAMRLRTLKALQASLAKKHIPLYFLELRGFAQVSAALEQICRKLNIEALFANAEYPLNEQRRDAAVRETLRSVGVPVEYCTDRTLIPPGSLTTGSGEGFKVYTPFKRAFIARHDNRDQGFEPLPAPRSLGADHGDLWPEWIALEGEHNLVRAIPDTVGDYGVAPGGDSRVLEWAVGEGAAKTLLEEFSAIVADYQEQRDFPAVPGTSRLSPYLNCGALSVRRCVQMALAENDGRWVGSSEGASCWLSELLWREFYQHLVVNFPRVCRNLPFKPETERVPWSRRTEDFERWCEGQTGVPIVDAAMRQLNQTGWMHNRLRMVVASFLTKNLLTDWRKGEHYFMQKLVDADFAANNGGWQWAASTGTDAAPYFRVFNPYSQSKRFDPDGAFIRAFVPELEGYSAKDIHCPPNDLFSDRSYPAPVCDVTESRKHAIEVFANLKS; encoded by the coding sequence ATGCCCGAGAAAGCCTATCAGCGCGGACTGGTCTGGTTGCGCAACGACCTGCGTATGGACGACAACACCGCGCTCTACCGCGCCGCCAAGGCCTGTAATGCTTTGGCGGTGATATTTATCGCCTGCCCGCAAACCTGGCGCAGTCACGGTGACGGTGACAATGTGGTGGCCATGCGCCTGCGCACGCTGAAAGCTCTGCAGGCGTCCCTGGCGAAAAAACATATCCCGCTGTATTTCCTCGAACTGCGCGGTTTTGCGCAGGTTTCTGCCGCACTGGAGCAGATCTGTCGCAAGCTCAACATCGAGGCGCTGTTCGCCAATGCGGAATATCCGCTCAACGAACAGCGCCGGGATGCAGCGGTGCGCGAAACACTGAGATCGGTCGGTGTGCCGGTGGAGTACTGCACCGACCGCACCCTGATTCCACCGGGCAGCCTCACCACCGGAAGCGGCGAAGGTTTCAAGGTATACACCCCGTTCAAGCGCGCCTTTATTGCCCGCCACGACAACCGCGACCAGGGTTTCGAGCCGCTTCCCGCTCCCCGCTCCCTGGGGGCCGATCACGGCGATCTGTGGCCGGAGTGGATCGCCCTTGAAGGTGAACACAATCTGGTGCGCGCGATTCCCGATACGGTTGGCGATTACGGCGTGGCGCCGGGAGGCGACAGCCGGGTACTGGAGTGGGCGGTGGGCGAGGGTGCGGCAAAAACACTGCTGGAGGAATTCTCCGCGATCGTTGCCGACTACCAGGAGCAGCGGGATTTTCCCGCGGTCCCGGGCACCTCGCGGCTGTCCCCGTATCTGAATTGTGGTGCTCTTTCTGTGCGCCGCTGTGTGCAGATGGCGCTTGCTGAAAATGATGGCCGCTGGGTGGGGAGCAGCGAGGGCGCGAGTTGCTGGTTGAGCGAACTGCTGTGGCGGGAGTTTTACCAGCATCTGGTGGTGAATTTCCCGCGGGTATGCCGCAACCTGCCATTCAAGCCGGAAACCGAACGGGTGCCTTGGTCGCGTCGCACTGAGGATTTCGAGCGCTGGTGTGAAGGGCAGACCGGGGTACCCATTGTCGATGCCGCCATGCGCCAGCTCAATCAGACCGGCTGGATGCACAACCGCCTGCGCATGGTGGTGGCGTCTTTTCTCACCAAAAACCTGTTGACCGACTGGCGCAAGGGCGAGCATTACTTTATGCAGAAACTGGTGGATGCCGATTTCGCCGCTAATAACGGTGGTTGGCAGTGGGCGGCCTCTACCGGCACCGACGCCGCCCCTTACTTCCGTGTGTTTAATCCCTACAGCCAGTCAAAACGGTTCGATCCCGATGGCGCATTCATCCGCGCCTTTGTGCCGGAACTGGAGGGATATTCCGCGAAGGATATTCACTGTCCTCCCAATGATCTATTCAGCGACAGGAGTTATCCCGCCCCCGTTTGCGATGTGACCGAATCGCGCAAACACGCAATCGAAGTATTTGCTAACTTGAAGTCTTAG